The DNA region caattctcccattttattaaaaaaactttatgtaatgatcccaaacttcaaatgtttttctatcattatccccaagacTAGAATCTTGACTATAAAGAGTTGTTCtctctgctttttaggaggattacccatgGAAGAAGTATTGGGACATTACCATGTGCATGAGTTGCAGCAAATGTTGGTGTTATAGGAACCTCTGtcattttcatatgaaaaatattagaagtttaggactcattcacacaagaaaaaagaaagctaTAAATtcggaaaaaagaaaagaagaaacaacctaaaatcaaatggctgacaaagaaaaacaaaggctaaaaatttaagttaaaagaCATTAgcctctaacgtgagcttctgttagtaggtttacacttaaagagttaaaaaacTTAAAGACATGaacttggacatattcttaaaaacatgagcTTTAAACAAtaatgtgaaataagtagactaaaaatcaaattaatgattacaaggtataaaatatttataattatttatgaaaaaataatattatacatataaataattataaaatttatgtatataatttatcagttttgttcggttatttattcggttactttttaatagaaccataaccaaaccaaatattatcggtttttaaaatttaaaaccaaaccaaaccaaatgtcgatttttttattcggtttggttaatttttcggtttggttttggttttaaccaaaatcgTGAACAGCCCTAAACATGGGCATAGTTTGATGATTTTATTGTCTAAAAAACTTTAAAAGATTACTTAGTAGGATATTTCTATAAGTTGGATGGTGATTTGAGGAATCGACTCAATTTTCATTTTTAACTTGAAAACAAAAACTTATTCttttttccaaacttcacaatctTTATTTCCAAACGCCCACTAAATTTTCTTTTCTCAATAGTGATTCCTTCTTTTAGActttttgtcaaaaaaaaaaaaaaaaaatttaaaatttaagaagCTAAGCCTGCTTTTATTACTCCTCAGAAGAGGAGGGGAGAATACTGAATGCTGTCATCTACCGGAGCTTAAAGTCGGTTAGTTTTCTATTCTCCTTTTAATTTCTCTGAACCCAAAATTCTGTAAATATTTGGACACCAGTAATTTCATGTTTATTTTCACTGCACTAATTGTTTCGTTCAAGAagcatggaaaaaaaaaaaaaacccaacatGCAGCTTGAAATCCTTGGAGAAAATAAAACCTGGGAATTTTAATTTAAGACATTTTGCGTTGATGTTAAGGTAGTAAAAGCCAATATTTATTTTGCAATTAGAATAGCCCACGCTGTTATTTTGCAATATTAATGTGgttattatgttaaaaaaaataaatggaAGGTTATGCACACAACCTGTTCGATGAAATGTCCGAATTGAAGTTGGCCACGTAGGGGCACGGATAATATCCTAAGGTCTTGTATTCAACCCCGTCTGATTTATGCTACAATGTTACTACTCTTTAAATAACAATCATTTTTTTGCTTGATAATGGTCAAAAGTACATCTGAACTGTCACATTAttcgcgagtttcacaccccaactatcaGGTGTTcctttttcctacctgaactactaccatctatgtattaaaaaaCACACACCTAGTTGAGTAGATAGTGATAGTGCAGGTATGAAActcgaggtgtgttttaatacgtAGATGATGATAGTTTAGGTAGCAAAACGGTTAGGGTGTGAAACTCgcaaaaaaaagtgatagttcaggtgAATTTTTTATATATAGTATTAATGAAGTGTAGGACTTCTATATAGTTTCTCCCTACACAAAGCTTCTGCAATAATTATTGGTGAAAGTGAAATACTTTAACCCTCTGTACCTTTCGCTCTTTTTTGGATGGAAAtagtaatttttttcttttgttgtcaATATGGATGTTTTATGCTTCCTTTACCTCAAATTTGATTTTGAGACTAAAAAGGCAGTTGGAGTAGCTTTTTCCTGAATCTGTATAACATGTTTGTTTAGCTGCACTTACTCGACTGATCTTGGTTATTGTCAGTATGGACAAGCTAGTTCTTTAAATCAGTACTTTTAATACgaattattaattatatttgaAAAGTAAACCAGAATATTAATGCATCATAAAACTATGTAATACAATAAGCCAATTGCTTATCATGCTCACCCTTTACAGTTTTTGTCTCATTATTTGCCACGTTGTGTCTTCATTGTTTAGTCTATTATTCATGTGGCTTATTTTTGTTGAAGGTACTTCCGTGCTCATCGGCTCAATATAAAATGTGGCGGCTGTATGAAGGATGGAACGAGATTCTGAAGATCCAAAAGTTCCGGAGAGTTGTGTCCTATACTGGATTCTATTGCTTCGTTACACTCATCACATATGGGTACACCAATAACACGTGAGTGTTTTATGAGTTTGTTATTACTTATTTCTAATCACAATAAGAAGTGAACTGGCAGCTTTCTGATTTTTGGCAAATTGCTCAAAGTAAATTTAGCTTTGATCATTTTAATATGTTTAGCTGGTTAGAATCATCTCTGCAAATATGCTTTCTTTAACATGCTGAGCTATGTACCTTGACTTGAAAGAATCTTTATACAAACCTCTGGTGTTCATGTAGCTGTGTACTTGGAGATATGTTGTTTCTAATCAATATGTCGGATTCGGTATTGCAGGACTAGAGCGGGGTACTCGAGAGCTGACCAATTCTATGCTTCTTATCCAGCTGGAACAGAGCTCCTTACTGACACAGCTAAGGTCTGTCCAATTGCATGATGATGGAAAGCTTCTTTTATCATGGAGCTCTTGTTTTTTTGTCAAGTACCTCTTTTGTGaaatttgaccttttttttttttatcattcttAGTTATATAAAGCAGCATTGGGGAATGTTTTTGAAGAGGAAGAATGGGGACCGGTCGAATGGTGTGTCCTGGCTAAACATTTTGAACGCCAAGGAAAATCACCATACGCGTATCATGCTGTAAGTTGATGATGGGATATTTGTGTTGTTCCATATTTTACTAGTTtgtatgtcttattttctatttttaCTTAATGCCATAGCAATGTGCTTTTTCTCTCATACATAAAGTGAAATCTCTTTTGGTATACtacagtgttgtcaaaggcacGCTTAAAGCGCGCTTAatccctgaagcgaggctcaaaacatgtcgAGCGTTttgcctcgctttatgtgcgcttcgtgtcatcatcaaggctctaagacatacttttccttgccaatgagcctctttTGAAGAGATGACGCTAGATAactgatatttcactttatcgtaattcttttacaatttctttgtctatatatttgttattcatgcttattattattagtcttggactaaatatacatatatttgtatttttgcgcCATTGcaccttttttcattaaagcccacactttatttgcactttgcgcttaaagccctagctgaccttagagcttttttgcgcttttcgctctTGATAACACTGGTATACTAGTTCCGGTGAGTAAATCACTCGTATGAGAGATATAGGATATTTGAAATGTGCACTTTTGCACCTTTTAAGATACGGGAGAGGAAAAGAGGAAGCTTATTGTCCCAGTTTCTCTAGAGAGAAAAGAAAGGTGTTATGTTGGCCCACGGAGTGTAGTCATATAGACTAAATGCTCCATACTTATTCCTCATTGCACCCAAGgatgtggcctagtggtcaacaAAGTGGGTTGAGaatcatgaggtctcaggttcaaattccAGCAGAGGCAAAAATATTACGTGATTCCTTCAAATCTTTCCAAGCTTTAGTGGATAGAGTTACTTTGTACCTTGCTGGTGGGAGGTAACACGTACCCCGTGAAATTAGTCAAGATAGCATGTAAGCTAGCCATGACACCACAGTTATCAAACATATATGGAATGTTGAGTAATAACACGAACTAATCTGCTAGAGTAGAATTTGGTTACAGCATTCTATCATCATGTAggggggtatggtctgcgtacattctaccctccccaggccccactttgtgggatttcactggtatgttgttgttgttgttgtacattcTATCATCATGTCTTGCACAAGTTTATATATATGGATGTGTATGTGTGTGAGTTCTAACTTTTCCGATGTTTAATGGTTCAGCAATACATGGCACACCTCGCTTCTCATGGACAGCTAGATGGAAGTGGTTAGCAAAAGCGTAGTAGCAGCAAACCGACGATTGGACACCTCTCATCAGCATCTTAAGCGGGCTTAAATCAATGCAAGAAGTTAATTATGCTGCTGTGGATTTGTTGATTGAAATCGAACTTACAATTTTGTAACTTCTTGTGTCCTGACATATATTGGCTTTACGCTACACAATTTCTACAACACACAGATGCTGAAAATGTTATATTTACCTAGCCTATTTCAGATCAATATGATCAGTTAGGAGTGATTATTTGAATAAATGGATTCCTTAAGTCGAAGTTCATACTAGCAGATCTTTTTGGTAGTTGAAACTTCCACAATTTCTGCTCCTATGTTATTCCTGGATTTGTTGGCTCTTCTCTATTTCCCAAGTTCTTACTTCGTATATAGTTTGCTATTTGACAATTGCCAATTTTCCAATCGCCACAATAAGAAACGTATTATTAAAATCTATTTTACTTCTAAAAGAAGTGAAATGGATTAAGAAGAATCTGCTGTAACTCATCAATTTTTTTCCAGCAGGAAATGACATTCCATTGTTCTTGGTTTCTGATTTTTTTCCCCTTGTTGTGTTCGATTTTGCTGTGTTTCTTTTTGTtgatttccttctttttcttctaaTAAATCACGAGCACAcaactaaaattaaaaaaaacaatgAAACATATATAATAGAAAATTGAAGATTCATTGTTTAGTTTTTGTTGGACTGAGTGGGTAATGTTCCATTTAGCATATACCATCTAGCCCTAATAATTTGGATTGGTTTGGTAGGAGAAAGTTGAAAACACAATTGTTGGGTTTTTTGTtgagcttgaaaaaaaaaaaaaaaacccttaaGGTTCAGGTTGAATCTAGCTAATGAAAATTGCTGTAATTGGTAATAGAAAGTTCTAAATCAAATTGAAGTCATTTGGAATTGCTTTGGATCAGTTTCGAAGCAAAAACGTCTTGGTGAATTTTTACATAACATGTTCAAGTGATCACCAGGATTTTGCTACAAATCCTAATCAATCACCAGGATTCAAACCTCATATGTTGAAAGAATTCTAGCTACCTGTCAAGATTTGACCAAAAATCCTAACAAATCACCTTAACTTATTTTTAAAGCATTCTTGGCAAATATCAAGTAAGAAATTCGGACAATCATCAGTACTTTGCTTAGATTCTGACTAATCACCGTAAAGCATCCTGACAAATATCAAAATTTAAACAATGACACCGGAAGATCCTATTGTGCAAATCGGACTTTGCCTCTAATATTGGTCTTCCAAAAGCTTCACTTTCATGTTGAGAATCTTTATTTTATGCTGTCAAAATTTTCGAATTACCAAATTTTCCAAGAGTAGATAAGGTGCACTAACTGTATAAAAGTTTAGAAAATTGAATATGGAAATAAATACCTATTAATTCGTTGGGGTTTTCTTATTTACCTTATTACCTAGATGGACTTGTGCAACTCTATTTCTACGTTATGCATTTTTTATTCGTGTCAAAAGTCTTAGACTTGGTAAGAAAGATAAGAATCCAGTCTACATTAGGTTTTCAATGCGACCTCCTTGTATGAGCTCTTTCTATGCTGACTTGTGGAAGTATTACTATGAATGATATACCATGTACAGTTTTGATCAGGATTACAAGTCAAAACAATGTCGAATTTCCAAAGGTTCAAGTGTTCAAAAGCCTCGAAACATACTGCGTTTGCACAAAACTCCTTGATATCTCTTGGTACAGTGTCTTAGAGCCTGTCTGGATTAGTTAATTGTAAAGAGCTATAAAGCTACAAGAGTTGAAAAACAATTTTAAGTACTTATAACTAATTCTATAAATAAACAATTATGAGTTTGGATAAAAATGCTGAAAGCGCTAATAAACATTTTAAAATAACTAAAATCCCCTTAAAAATATGTAACTTGGGTAAGAGAAAAACGATGGACACGGATAGAAGAGGAAGTTACAGAGTTTTGTTTTGTGAAAAGTATTTTGAGAATAAGAAAAATATCaagaataaaatatttaaaaaattgatCAAATCAAAAGttcttataagctgaaaaatcATAAATTAAGAATGTGAAAAGTATTTTGAGAATAAGAAAAATATCaagaataaaatatttaaaaaattgatCAAATCAAAAGttcttataagctgaaaaatcATAAATTAAGAATGACCAACTTACGGCTTTTGGTTTTTTTCTTGGCTTAACAAGCACTTTTAATTACCAAATGCGCAAATAAGCTAAAAAGTGTTTATAAGTCAGTTTGACCGACTTGTAAGCTTTAGACAAAACCCTCTTAAATCAATTTCACATTTTTTTCAAAGTAAATTAGATTGAGATGGGTTTAATTGGACTGACATGGACTATGAGAACCCAAGTATTCACATAACCGACTCCAACTTGCTTGGGATTGACAAGGTTATAGTTGTGCTATCAAGGTGGTGAACTGCGATTATGTCTGTTCCAAGAACAATATCATTTCTAATGATAAGAATTAGGCCCTTTCTTAATCACACTCACTCTCAGGACATGGTCATTAAGGTCCTATTCTTTATCATCAACTAAAGAGACAACTACTCATGAGTGCTTGAATTAGACACAAAACAGTTTTTCTGTAAAACTCTTGGAAAGTTCAAGCTCAGAACTTCTTCACAAACAGATGATAATCAACAGACAAAAGAAACAAACGAGGATGCATAATAAAAATAGCTCAACTGGTCACGATCATTACATCTGAACCACAGCATAATATAGTTGAAGAAGTTAGACATATAAGAAAACAAATGGGCAATCCCTCTTGGGCATGAGGACGATATTCGAAATCCCATCAGAATGCCTTAATGAAATCAGTACAATAGTAACAAGACAACTGAAAGTCAAAGTAATGATGTCATAGCTAAATTGTTTATAGTTTACAATACAACGAACCAAGACTCCATTTGAGTACATGAGCAATTACATTGCAATTAGTGTCACTTACCAGAAATCTAGCAATTCCTTATCCATCCAGTAGAATAAAAATGGTCAAGCATACAAAGCTGTCTTCGATGATCTACTTATCCCGTTTTGATATGGCTTGCAGGTTGTATCCTGAGGGAAATGTAGCTATTACGGTAAAAGCAAATTCTACATTCCTATTATCATGCGCACCTTTTATTTGCAATTTATGAGCAAGCACAAAAATTAACACCATCTCCCATTCATATTATTGCTCTTCTAGGGTTTTTGCACACCCACTAATCCAGACATTTAGGCctcatttatttttattaagaGTAAGACATCTAAGTCTGAATATATATTTGAATATTAAgatttaagagcccgtttggattggcttataagttgcttataaattgcttataagctgttttcaggttttttgagtgtttggctggccagcttaaagtcatttgtgcttaaaataagctcaaaaaaataattgggcccatttgacttagcttatctaaagcagctttcagcttataagccaaaaaaaaaaaaaaaaaaagttagactatcccaacttattttttttagcttataagctgtttgcagcttataggcataagcccatccaaacaagctctaaaTGTCAGAATCTGAATACACATATGAATATTAAGATGATGTAAGATCTGAATACTAAATAACTAAACCGTTTCTTTTCTCAACATCTAAATGTATAAAATTTGTCTTTATTTAAattaataaatatacaattcaaataacaTACTAAATAATCTACTACTATATCAATAATGGCTAGCAATGGCGGTGGTTGTGCCGATTGAGGATGGTGGGTGGTGATGGTAACTGGCAATAGAAGTGATCGGGGGAAACGATGGTTGTGGCTGAGCTAGGATGGTGGTTGTGGGTGGTAATAGCTGATAATGGTGGACGGCGACAACAATGGCAATGGGAATTATCAGTTAAGTAGATGGTGTGAATTACCATCTTTGTAGAAATCCTGTACTAGACATCTTAATGATGTGATGTTTagtaagtcaaaaaaaaaaaaaaaacttataggGGCATTTCATATATCAATTTGCCTCCGAGGTTTGAAGAGCTCGCATTTTTCTTATGCATTGTTTgttcaaacaaagaaaaatgtGAAGTTCTTCTATTTGGAAGGATGTTAGTTCTAGTTCCTACACTTTGGCTGAGTTATTTGTAACTACATATTCACAATACAGGCTCTTGTAAGCCCAACTGATTTAGATTGGGGCATAGTTGATTGATTGACTGATATTGCGTTTTTCTTCTTATTGAGTACAGATCAGAACACTTACCTCGGAGTCCCATATGGCTCCAACACATTTGGAAAAACTAATACTAGAACTTCTTAGCATGCAGCATTCGGTATTCTTTGGTGTACTATTCTTTGGCGTAGAACGGCCAGTCTCCATATGACCTTTGACTGCATTAGCAGTATCCGGTTTTTTGACCTTAGGGGAACTGGGGGGGCTTGGAAGACATCTCTGAGCCATAGCAGCTACAACATGCCTTTCAAATTCACCATCCTTATCAGCTTCCTCATCTGTGGAAGCACAGACACGTTCTCTGCAGATAATTATGAGGCTATTCAGGTAAGTGAAATTGATGAAGACCATTTTACTATTTAAAACAAAAGAGAAACACATCAAGGACATTTCACCTGGGCAAGGAGGCATAGCGTCTTGGAAAGAGAGTGCTTCCACCTCTACCATTGTGCCCCTCGAGATGGTCAAATTGTTGTTTGAAGCAATCAACTCCACTAAAAATTGTAGTTTTTCAATTAGCACAGTAAGTGGACAAGCAATGCAGTGCATGCACCAGAAACAGGGAGGACTTCAGAAGCAAAAAGCAGCTGAAATGTAGAAAATAGAAAGCTTTCAAGTAAAAGAGAAAAACAGCAAAAACTCAGATATTTAAGTCCCGTGATTCTGAAGGCGTGCATTATGAATCACTTCACCGTCCTTTTCAGACTTAGTTAACCCTTCCTTGCATCTAGATTAAGTGACGTATAAACAGAAATCTTATGATGTGATCTGTCCATCATTCCTTTAAGTACTAAAAGTAGGATTTTTAGTAGGATCATGGTACCGATCTCCCAAAAAATGAAGTAGCTTCACAAATGTCAGTGGCCAAACATTACTGTTAACTCCAAAAGTAAAGCAAATTTCCTTATCAACTTGATTGATCTTGCCAATGAACAGTGACCATTGAACCCCAATTAGGTTAGAAATTCTGTGGTCAACCTCAAGAGGTTCTCTAGTCACCAATAGTCTCACTCATTGTATAATCTATCGTCGTAACTGTTTCAGACTATACTCGAGCAAAGGTACAACAGCCTAGTGACATATCTACATGCATAAAAGGTCTGCAGGTGTGATTGATTATACATGATGTTGATCACAGAACAGAGTGGTAATCCAATATGCACCCCTAATTGGAAAAAATATGTATTTTCGGTTCCAAGAAGTAATCCAAACTTCTTGTTTACTCATCAGGGAAGCCTCAGCATGCACAAATAATTTGTAGATGTAGCAGTAGATGGCAGATACTACAGTAGCTCAGTGTTAAAAACTGAAAAATACAGAGTTTAGAGTTTCGGCGGGGTGGAGACAATTTTCACCAAGACCATGGAAAAATGAGTTGAATCATCAGATCAAAAGGTGTTCACAGCCATTGTATTACCTTGGATACATAAAGTGAGTGTGATCAGTGCCTTGAAGATGCTCCTTCAGCATCTCGGGGTGATATTCCAGAATCTGCCCAGTTGAGAACAATGTACACTATAAGTAGTGAAAAAGGTGCAAACAGATGGTCAAGGAAAGATGAGATTGATTGTTAATGCATATACCTCTCGGTAGATGAGCTCCCTAAGATCCTCTTTCCCAAGTTTTCTTCGGTCAAAGTCGAATTCAAATTTTGAGATAGTCTGAGATGATGGTTCCTCTTCCTTGTTTGCCAAACCACGGAAATATGGATGTGCTAGCGCCTGAGTGGATTAATGAATCACTAGTATTAGGAAAATATGTTTTATACAAACTAACACAAAGGCCTAATGACACTGCTACATCCTACCTCTTCAGCAGAAGGGCGATCTTTGGGATCGAATGCAATCAAACGCTCAAGCAATTTTAGAGCTAGTGGATCAATGTGTGGGAATTTATCTGAGAGAGGGATAGGTGCCTTCTTCTTCATGCTGCTTAAATATCTCCTTGCTTTTTCATTTTTAATCTGCGGATATCAGGAAAATAGGAAACAAGATATACTCAAGATTCGTTACTAGATGATATGTTTATCAACTGTAACAGATTGATAGAAGGAACTAACCCTTGCAATGGCTTCAGTGGACGGCGAACCAAGCAAATCAGTTATGAGATCCAATTGGTGAACTGCATCCTTCCCCGGAAATAATGGTTTTCCTGTAAGCATTTCTGCAAATATACATCCTATACTCCAGATATCAACTGCTGGAGTGTACTGCAAAAAGTTTTTTGGTTTAGAATTTGTACAAATTTCTGAAAGATCATTTGCATTATAAAGTTACCACAAGTGAGAAACAATGATGGCTTACACACCATCTCACTAGGTATATGCCAAGTTCAAATTAGAGCACAAAAACCTAATGCTCACCAGCACAGTTTAACTTTATTATGCAGAAGTTTGTGTAACATTTTTGCACTTCTCTCTTTTCTAATTATGACAAGGAATGCCGTGGAAACCGAAAACCGTCCATGATTAGGAGAAAAAGTCCTTGAAGGTTCTACGAAATGGCATACTAAGAGTAGCAGAGACAACTAAAACACATATGATAGTATATTtaagctcccccccccccccccctctctcacTCTCACAGTGCACAAATTATTCTGCCCAACCATCGGGCATTCATTGAAGCAGACaatctttataaaaatatatcattgaGGAGCATGCTAGAAGCTCCTAGATCTAGTTCTAAGTGAGCCCATGAAACATCTGTATAATATCATTAAACTAATCAATTACAATCTTGCCAAGTGTGCCATCCACCAGTACATTCTTTATAAAAATTGATCTTTTCCCTTTGCTCGGAATGCATGTTCCtgtttttttgattaagcaccgggtgtccgaggctcttagagccccgactaatcccgggggtgcacaggccctcggcaaggagtttcccgcaagtgcaccacgggtaattcagggttttacccagtccgatgaccctcagaaattgtttgcacccagtgggtttcgaacttgagaccttgaaagggagcaccccaaggctcaagccaattgccaccaggccaacccctgagggttaaaATGCATGTTCCTGTTACCAGAGGAAATTTCTCAAATACACAGAACAGCATACAAGACATGATATTTTTACTCCAATGTCCCAAATTTACACTTCCAATGACCCTAGCTTCCTATCCCCCCTCTTACTAAATAGACACAATTTCCATGCAGGGACATCCCAAAATGTTTCAACACATTGGTCAGGGCCATAAAGGCCTATATGAGATCCTAACGTCATGGCATTTCAACTAATAATG from Lycium barbarum isolate Lr01 chromosome 10, ASM1917538v2, whole genome shotgun sequence includes:
- the LOC132612626 gene encoding uncharacterized protein LOC132612626; this translates as MWRLYEGWNEILKIQKFRRVVSYTGFYCFVTLITYGYTNNTTRAGYSRADQFYASYPAGTELLTDTAKLYKAALGNVFEEEEWGPVEWCVLAKHFERQGKSPYAYHAQYMAHLASHGQLDGSG
- the LOC132612625 gene encoding mitogen-activated protein kinase 17-like isoform X3 yields the protein MVMDFKEFFTEYGEAHQYEILEVVGKGSYGVVAAAIDTHTGEKVAIKKINDVFEHTCEATRILREIKLLRLLRHPDIVEIKHIMLPPCPREFKDIYVVFELMECDLQNVIKANNSLTAEHYQFFMYQLLRGLKYMHTANVFHRDLKPKNILANADCKLKICDFGLARVSFGDTPSAVFWTDYVATRWYRAPELCGSFFSKVSTMYTPAVDIWSIGCIFAEMLTGKPLFPGKDAVHQLDLITDLLGSPSTEAIARIKNEKARRYLSSMKKKAPIPLSDKFPHIDPLALKLLERLIAFDPKDRPSAEEALAHPYFRGLANKEEEPSSQTISKFEFDFDRRKLGKEDLRELIYREILEYHPEMLKEHLQGTDHTHFMYPSGVDCFKQQFDHLEGHNGRGGSTLFPRRYASLPRERVCASTDEEADKDGEFERHVVAAMAQRCLPSPPSSPKVKKPDTANAVKGHMETGRSTPKNSTPKNTECCMLRSSSISFSKCVGAIWDSEDTTCKPYQNGISRSSKTALYA
- the LOC132612625 gene encoding mitogen-activated protein kinase 17-like isoform X1, with amino-acid sequence MCNNYKRFQLGLVLPCHFWSHKQVEKVVINSVKLGTWKRESIIIVSKSCFISLETPFIVEVMDFKEFFTEYGEAHQYEILEVVGKGSYGVVAAAIDTHTGEKVAIKKINDVFEHTCEATRILREIKLLRLLRHPDIVEIKHIMLPPCPREFKDIYVVFELMECDLQNVIKANNSLTAEHYQFFMYQLLRGLKYMHTANVFHRDLKPKNILANADCKLKICDFGLARVSFGDTPSAVFWTDYVATRWYRAPELCGSFFSKVSTMYTPAVDIWSIGCIFAEMLTGKPLFPGKDAVHQLDLITDLLGSPSTEAIARIKNEKARRYLSSMKKKAPIPLSDKFPHIDPLALKLLERLIAFDPKDRPSAEEALAHPYFRGLANKEEEPSSQTISKFEFDFDRRKLGKEDLRELIYREILEYHPEMLKEHLQGTDHTHFMYPSGVDCFKQQFDHLEGHNGRGGSTLFPRRYASLPRERVCASTDEEADKDGEFERHVVAAMAQRCLPSPPSSPKVKKPDTANAVKGHMETGRSTPKNSTPKNTECCMLRSSSISFSKCVGAIWDSEDTTCKPYQNGISRSSKTALYA
- the LOC132612625 gene encoding mitogen-activated protein kinase 17-like isoform X2 translates to MCNNYKRFQLGLVLPCHFWSHKQVEKVVINSVKLGTWKRESIIIVSKSCFISLETPFIVEVMDFKEFFTEYGEAHQYEILEVVGKGSYGVVAAAIDTHTGEKVAIKKINDVFEHTCEATRILREIKLLRLLRHPDIVEIKHIMLPPCPREFKDIYVVFELMECDLQNVIKANNSLTAEHYQFFMYQLLRGLKYMHTANVFHRDLKPKNILANADCKLKICDFGLARVSFGDTPSAVFWTDYVATRWYRAPELCGSFFSKYTPAVDIWSIGCIFAEMLTGKPLFPGKDAVHQLDLITDLLGSPSTEAIARIKNEKARRYLSSMKKKAPIPLSDKFPHIDPLALKLLERLIAFDPKDRPSAEEALAHPYFRGLANKEEEPSSQTISKFEFDFDRRKLGKEDLRELIYREILEYHPEMLKEHLQGTDHTHFMYPSGVDCFKQQFDHLEGHNGRGGSTLFPRRYASLPRERVCASTDEEADKDGEFERHVVAAMAQRCLPSPPSSPKVKKPDTANAVKGHMETGRSTPKNSTPKNTECCMLRSSSISFSKCVGAIWDSEDTTCKPYQNGISRSSKTALYA